CGGGGCCCTGGATCGTCGCGGTGAGCGCCTCGGAGGCCTCCTGCCAGCGGCTGCTCTTCACCTGGGGCGTGCTGCCGGTGCGGGTCGTCGAGCGGCCCCACGACTGGCGCCCCTTCGCCCGTGACTGGCTGCGCGCGCACGGGATCGACGGCGAGCTCGTGCTCGTGACCGAGGGACCCTCGCCCCGCCACCCCGACGCCAACGACCGGATCGAGATCCTCGACCTGGCCCGGCAGGAGCCGCGATGAGCGCTGACCTCCCGCAGCCTCCCGGCGGAGAGCCCCCGAACCGCGTGCACTCCGAGGAAGCCTGGCTGCGCGGGCCCGACGACCTGCTGCTCGACTTCGACCGCGCGTTCCGGATCTTCCAGGAGTTCGTGCGCGGCTGCCGGGCGCTCTACGACCTCGGCCCCGCCGTCACCGTGTTCGGCTCGGCGCGCTTCGCCGAGGAGCATCGCTGGTACGCGCTCGCGCGGGCGGTCGGGCGGGCCTTCGCGGAGGCCGGCTACGCGGTGGTCACCGGCGGCGGGCCGGGCGTCATGGAGGCCGCGAACCGCGGCGCGCGGGAGGCCGGCGGCCTCAGCGTCGGGTGCAACATCCTCCTGCCCGAGGAGCAGCGCCCCAACCCCTATCTCGACCGGATCCTCACCTTCGACCACTTCTTCGTGCGCAAGGTGATGCTGGTGAAGTACTCGAGCGCCTTCGTGATCCTGCCGGGCGGGCTCGGCACGATGGACGAGCTCTTCGAGGCGGCGACCCTCATCCAGACCGCCAAGATCGAGCGCTTCCCGCTGGTCGCGATGGGGGTCGACTACTGGGCGCCGATCCTGTCGGCCTTCGGAGGCCAGGCGCTGCGCGCGGGCACGGTCGGCGAGGGGGAGCTCGCGGTGTTCTCGACCGACTCGCCCGCGGAAGCCCTCGCGCACGTCCAGGCGATCGCGCGCGTGACGCCGGCCGGCACGTGAGCGGGGCAGGGGCCGGCGCGCCGATGCGTCCGGTCGTCCGGCCCATCGCGGCCGGGGACCTCCCCGCGCTGATCGAGCTCGCGCGCGGCGCGGGGATCGGCGTCACCACGCTGCCGCCCGACGAGGCGCGGCTCGCGCGCCGGATCGAGATCTCGTGCGAGGCCTTCGCGGGGCGCCTCGAGCCCGCCCGGGCGAGCTACCTCTTCGTGCTCGAGGACCCGGCGGGCGGCCGCGTCGCGGGCACCAGCGGGATCGCCGCCGCCGTGGGCCTCGACGAGCCCTGGTACAACTACCGCGTGGGCACCCTCGTCACGAGCTCGCGAGAGATCGGCGTGCACCGCCAGATGCAGACCCTCTTCCTGACCAACGACCTGACGGGTGCGACCGAGCTCTGCTCGCTCTTCCTGCACCCGGGCTCCCGGCGCGGCGCCCACGGCGCGCTGCTCTCCAAGGCGCGCTTCCTCTACCTGGCGGAGTTCCCGGAGCGCTTCACGGAGAAGGTGATCGCCGAGCTGCGCGGGGTCGCCGACGCCGAGGGCCGCTCGCCGTTCTGGGACAGCCTCGGCCGGCACTTCTTCGACATGGAGTTCTCGCGCGCGGACTACCTCTCCGGGGTCGGCAACAAGGTCTTCATCGCCGAGCTCATGCCGCAGCACCCGGTCTACACCTCGTTGTTGTCGGAGGCGGCACGGGCGGCGATCGGCGAAGTGCACGAGCACACGCGCCCGGCGCGCGCGCTGCTCGAGGCGGAGGGCTTCTCCTACCAGGGCTACGTGGACATCTTCGACGCGGGCCCGGCGCTCGCGTGCGCGCGGGCCGCGATCCGGGCGGTGCGCGAGAGCAGGGTCTGCGAGGCGGCCGCCGGCGGCCCGGGTGCGGGGCCCCTGCACCTCGTCTCGAACCGCGACGAGCGCGCGTTCCGGGTGCTGCTGGCGCCGGGTGCGGTCGGCGCGGAGGGCGGCTTCGCGCTGGCGGAGGCCGATCTCGAGGCGCTCGGCGTCGCGGCCGGGGCGAGCGTGCGGGTCGTGCCCGTGCAGCCCGCGCGCTGAGGCGGCTGCGTGCCGGACCAGCTCGTCGGCGGGCGCTGGGAGCCGGGCACGGGCGCGGCCTTCGCGAGCCTCGATCCCGTCACGCGCGCGCCCGTCTGGCAGGGCCGGGCGGCCGGCCCCGAGCAGGTGGCGGCCGCCGTCGCCGCCGCCCGCGCCGCCTTCGAGCCCTGGCGCGAGCTCGGGCTCGAGGCGCGGCTCGCGATCGTGCGCCGCTTCGGCGAGCGGCTCGCCGCGCGGTCCGAGGCGCTCGCGGCGGCGATCGGGTGCGAGACGGGCAAGCCGCGCTGGGAGGCGGCCGGCGAGGTCCAGGCGATGATCGCCAAGATCGAGCACTCGGCGCGCGCGCAGGCCGAGCGGACGGGCTCGCGCGAG
This genomic stretch from Deltaproteobacteria bacterium harbors:
- a CDS encoding TIGR00730 family Rossman fold protein; its protein translation is MSADLPQPPGGEPPNRVHSEEAWLRGPDDLLLDFDRAFRIFQEFVRGCRALYDLGPAVTVFGSARFAEEHRWYALARAVGRAFAEAGYAVVTGGGPGVMEAANRGAREAGGLSVGCNILLPEEQRPNPYLDRILTFDHFFVRKVMLVKYSSAFVILPGGLGTMDELFEAATLIQTAKIERFPLVAMGVDYWAPILSAFGGQALRAGTVGEGELAVFSTDSPAEALAHVQAIARVTPAGT
- the astA gene encoding arginine N-succinyltransferase, whose amino-acid sequence is MRPVVRPIAAGDLPALIELARGAGIGVTTLPPDEARLARRIEISCEAFAGRLEPARASYLFVLEDPAGGRVAGTSGIAAAVGLDEPWYNYRVGTLVTSSREIGVHRQMQTLFLTNDLTGATELCSLFLHPGSRRGAHGALLSKARFLYLAEFPERFTEKVIAELRGVADAEGRSPFWDSLGRHFFDMEFSRADYLSGVGNKVFIAELMPQHPVYTSLLSEAARAAIGEVHEHTRPARALLEAEGFSYQGYVDIFDAGPALACARAAIRAVRESRVCEAAAGGPGAGPLHLVSNRDERAFRVLLAPGAVGAEGGFALAEADLEALGVAAGASVRVVPVQPAR